A window from Littorina saxatilis isolate snail1 linkage group LG9, US_GU_Lsax_2.0, whole genome shotgun sequence encodes these proteins:
- the LOC138976012 gene encoding uncharacterized protein → MTQLGFAITVLVAIATTGVMTHRNSVIRFHQDEGTYAQQKAFKPEHPDRGYIKNCGPGGGYFNVSWSPKEVDPTRQIRFFAGLVSPVSFSKGRLTGTLWYEENPMMSVDKEVGCDEIAKFIAKNLPSYALHIDCPIKKGQRFDGYYVFPNTDQLIGYDGNYKLKAELKSETGEQLLCIEIELTVKAF, encoded by the exons ATGACGCAACTAGGGTTTGCCATCACTGTGCTGGTTGCCATAGCGACGACAGGGGTCATGACCCACAGGAACAGTGTGATACGTTTTCACCAGGACGAGGGAACGTACGCCCAACAAAAGGCGTTCAAGCCTGAACATCCCGACAGAGGATATATCAAGAACTGCG GTCCTGGCGGAGGGTACTTCAACGTGAGTTGGTCCCCTAAGGAAGTAGACCCTACACGTCAGATACGCTTCTTTGCCGGCCTTGTCTCGC CGGTGTCCTTCTCGAAGGGGCGACTGACGGGGACGCTGTGGTACGAGGAGAACCCCATGATGTCTGTGGACAAAGAGGTAGGGTGTGACGAGATCGCCAAGTTCATCGCCAAGAACCTGCCCTCCTATGCCCTGCACATCGACTGTCCCATCAAGAAAGGAC AACGCTTCGATGGTTACTACGTTTTCCCGAACACCGACCAACTCATAGGCTATGAC GGGAACTACAAATTGAAGGCTGAGCTGAAGAGCGAAACAGGGGAACAACTGCTGTGCATAGAAATTGAGCTGACTGTCAAGGCTTTCTAA